The following coding sequences lie in one Colius striatus isolate bColStr4 chromosome 14, bColStr4.1.hap1, whole genome shotgun sequence genomic window:
- the ZDHHC1 gene encoding palmitoyltransferase ZDHHC1 isoform X1 has product MNVCKKPPNKTAPENLVEAFAEVQVQRARRNGWSWPLHLFQVTAWLLYLFFALVGFGILVPLLPRHWLPAGYICPGVCFIYHLVVHLTAVSIDPADANVREKNYLGPLATFSRSQHAHVIENHHCHVCDVDVSAKSKHCGTCNKCVCGFDHHCKWLNNCVGERNYWLFLNSVLSAILGLGLLLLVACYVFAEFFLDPAMLRSDRHFHALQNHTDCWLVFLPAAPVETRASAVLGTAGIFILLSLMTVILLGHLLIFHIYLMWNKLTTYEYILQQRPQHEKERDKQQESHPSQVRPSQGTETFSGHPGYTDPGIQRGDFTMVASGRGFAELRAHSDGAEPQQSCSPDLPAPPLADPSQRQKKRRKKTHKASSSAMGSKSKPHTRAWPSSFPHPQAELPATAAATSPSPSLHLFPLAAFPSPGPPPDGHPESAESMDEIPVAHTRLGSTALHGPPKNKSSSSQHYPLSTDSPRVGGKKDLCSRHKVKRKSCQQDTHLEGDLRLFAKIPAVFVSKSSGEPHIPQSQHSQSTSEPQHRKCSSQQHLGSCAQCPEDIRTSTTAA; this is encoded by the exons ATGAATGTCTGCAAAAAACCTCCTAATAAGACAGCTCCAGAGAATCTGGTTGAAGCTTTTGCCGAGGTGCAGGTACAACGTGCTCGGAGGAACGGCTGGAGCTGGCCTCTGCATCTCTTCCAGGTTACTGCCTGGTTGCTGTACCTCTTCTTTGCTCTGGTTGGCTTTGGGATCCTGGTTCCTCTCCTGCCTCGCCACTGGCTGCCTGCTGGCTACATC TGTCCAGGAGTGTGTTTTATCTACCATTTAGTTGTTCATCTTACTGCAGTCTCCATCGATCCTGCGGATGCGAACGTGCGAGAGAAAAACTATCTGGGGCCTCTGGCCACCTTCAGTCGTAGTCAGCATGCACATGTCATTGAGAACCATCATTGCCATGTCTGTGATGTGGATGT GAGTGCCAAGTCAAAGCACTGTGGAACTTGCAacaagtgtgtgtgtggctttgaTCACCACTGCAAATGGCTGAACAACTGTGTGGGAGAGAGGAATTACTG GCTCTTCCTGAACAGCGTGCTGTCAGCCATCCTGGGCCTCGGGCTCCTGCTGCTCGTCGCCTGTTACGTCTTTGCAGAGTTCTTCCTGGACCCTGCGATGCTGCGCTCTGACCGGCACTTCCACG ctctgcagaaccACACGGACTGCTGGCTCGTCTTTCTTCCCGCAGCTCCCGTTGAGACTCGGGCATCTGCTGTCCTGGGCACAGCTGGCATCTTTATTCTCCTTAGCCTGATGACTGTGATCCTGCTTGGCCACCTCTTGATCTTTCACATCTATCTCA tGTGGAACAAACTGACTACATACGAGTACATCCTgcagcagaggccccagcacGAGAAGGAGAGGGACAAGCAACAGGAGTCTCATCCTTCTCAAGTAAGACCCAGTCAG GGAACAGAGACTTTTTCAGGCCACCCTGGCTACACAGACCCTGGCATCCAAAGAGGGGACTTCACAATGGTGGCTTCAGGGAGAGG CTTTGCAGAGCTCCGTGCCCACAGCGATGGAGCTGagccccagcagagctgctcccctgacctcccagctcctcccttGGCAGACCCTTCTCAG CGccagaaaaagaggagaaagaagacaCACAAAGCTTCTTCCTCAGCAATGGGCAGCAAGTCAAAACCACACACTAGAGCTTGGCCCTCATCCTTCCCACATCCCCAGGCAG agctcccagccacagctgctgccacctccccttcccccagccTTCACCTCTTCCCTCTGGCAGCGTTCCCTTCCCCAGGACCCCCACCTGATGGTCACCCTGAGTCTGCAGAGTCCATGGATGAGATCCCTGTGGCCCACACTCGCCTTGGGagcacagccctgcatgggcctcCTAAGAATAAATCAAGCAGCTCTCAACACTATCCCTTGTCCACAGACAGCCCCAGAGTGGGTGGGAAGAAGGACCTGTGTTCTAGACACAaggtgaaaaggaaaagctgccAGCAAGACACACATCTGGAAGGAGACCTGAGACTTTTTGCTAAGATCCCTGCTGTGTTTGTAAGTAAGAGCAGTGGGGAACCTCACATCCCTcagtcccagcacagccagagcacatctgagccacagcacagaaaatgcagcagccagcagcacctggGCAGCTGTGCCCAGTGCCCTGAGGACATAAGGACAAGCACCACAGCAGCCTAG
- the ZDHHC1 gene encoding palmitoyltransferase ZDHHC1 isoform X2, whose protein sequence is MNVCKKPPNKTAPENLVEAFAEVQVQRARRNGWSWPLHLFQVTAWLLYLFFALVGFGILVPLLPRHWLPAGYICPGVCFIYHLVVHLTAVSIDPADANVREKNYLGPLATFSRSQHAHVIENHHCHVCDVDVSAKSKHCGTCNKCVCGFDHHCKWLNNCVGERNYWLFLNSVLSAILGLGLLLLVACYVFAEFFLDPAMLRSDRHFHALQNHTDCWLVFLPAAPVETRASAVLGTAGIFILLSLMTVILLGHLLIFHIYLMWNKLTTYEYILQQRPQHEKERDKQQESHPSQGTETFSGHPGYTDPGIQRGDFTMVASGRGFAELRAHSDGAEPQQSCSPDLPAPPLADPSQRQKKRRKKTHKASSSAMGSKSKPHTRAWPSSFPHPQAELPATAAATSPSPSLHLFPLAAFPSPGPPPDGHPESAESMDEIPVAHTRLGSTALHGPPKNKSSSSQHYPLSTDSPRVGGKKDLCSRHKVKRKSCQQDTHLEGDLRLFAKIPAVFVSKSSGEPHIPQSQHSQSTSEPQHRKCSSQQHLGSCAQCPEDIRTSTTAA, encoded by the exons ATGAATGTCTGCAAAAAACCTCCTAATAAGACAGCTCCAGAGAATCTGGTTGAAGCTTTTGCCGAGGTGCAGGTACAACGTGCTCGGAGGAACGGCTGGAGCTGGCCTCTGCATCTCTTCCAGGTTACTGCCTGGTTGCTGTACCTCTTCTTTGCTCTGGTTGGCTTTGGGATCCTGGTTCCTCTCCTGCCTCGCCACTGGCTGCCTGCTGGCTACATC TGTCCAGGAGTGTGTTTTATCTACCATTTAGTTGTTCATCTTACTGCAGTCTCCATCGATCCTGCGGATGCGAACGTGCGAGAGAAAAACTATCTGGGGCCTCTGGCCACCTTCAGTCGTAGTCAGCATGCACATGTCATTGAGAACCATCATTGCCATGTCTGTGATGTGGATGT GAGTGCCAAGTCAAAGCACTGTGGAACTTGCAacaagtgtgtgtgtggctttgaTCACCACTGCAAATGGCTGAACAACTGTGTGGGAGAGAGGAATTACTG GCTCTTCCTGAACAGCGTGCTGTCAGCCATCCTGGGCCTCGGGCTCCTGCTGCTCGTCGCCTGTTACGTCTTTGCAGAGTTCTTCCTGGACCCTGCGATGCTGCGCTCTGACCGGCACTTCCACG ctctgcagaaccACACGGACTGCTGGCTCGTCTTTCTTCCCGCAGCTCCCGTTGAGACTCGGGCATCTGCTGTCCTGGGCACAGCTGGCATCTTTATTCTCCTTAGCCTGATGACTGTGATCCTGCTTGGCCACCTCTTGATCTTTCACATCTATCTCA tGTGGAACAAACTGACTACATACGAGTACATCCTgcagcagaggccccagcacGAGAAGGAGAGGGACAAGCAACAGGAGTCTCATCCTTCTCAA GGAACAGAGACTTTTTCAGGCCACCCTGGCTACACAGACCCTGGCATCCAAAGAGGGGACTTCACAATGGTGGCTTCAGGGAGAGG CTTTGCAGAGCTCCGTGCCCACAGCGATGGAGCTGagccccagcagagctgctcccctgacctcccagctcctcccttGGCAGACCCTTCTCAG CGccagaaaaagaggagaaagaagacaCACAAAGCTTCTTCCTCAGCAATGGGCAGCAAGTCAAAACCACACACTAGAGCTTGGCCCTCATCCTTCCCACATCCCCAGGCAG agctcccagccacagctgctgccacctccccttcccccagccTTCACCTCTTCCCTCTGGCAGCGTTCCCTTCCCCAGGACCCCCACCTGATGGTCACCCTGAGTCTGCAGAGTCCATGGATGAGATCCCTGTGGCCCACACTCGCCTTGGGagcacagccctgcatgggcctcCTAAGAATAAATCAAGCAGCTCTCAACACTATCCCTTGTCCACAGACAGCCCCAGAGTGGGTGGGAAGAAGGACCTGTGTTCTAGACACAaggtgaaaaggaaaagctgccAGCAAGACACACATCTGGAAGGAGACCTGAGACTTTTTGCTAAGATCCCTGCTGTGTTTGTAAGTAAGAGCAGTGGGGAACCTCACATCCCTcagtcccagcacagccagagcacatctgagccacagcacagaaaatgcagcagccagcagcacctggGCAGCTGTGCCCAGTGCCCTGAGGACATAAGGACAAGCACCACAGCAGCCTAG
- the ZDHHC1 gene encoding palmitoyltransferase ZDHHC1 isoform X3, which yields MNVCKKPPNKTAPENLVEAFAEVQVQRARRNGWSWPLHLFQVTAWLLYLFFALVGFGILVPLLPRHWLPAGYICPGVCFIYHLVVHLTAVSIDPADANVREKNYLGPLATFSRSQHAHVIENHHCHVCDVDVSAKSKHCGTCNKCVCGFDHHCKWLNNCVGERNYWLFLNSVLSAILGLGLLLLVACYVFAEFFLDPAMLRSDRHFHALQNHTDCWLVFLPAAPVETRASAVLGTAGIFILLSLMTVILLGHLLIFHIYLRNRDFFRPPWLHRPWHPKRGLHNGGFRERRQKKRRKKTHKASSSAMGSKSKPHTRAWPSSFPHPQAELPATAAATSPSPSLHLFPLAAFPSPGPPPDGHPESAESMDEIPVAHTRLGSTALHGPPKNKSSSSQHYPLSTDSPRVGGKKDLCSRHKVKRKSCQQDTHLEGDLRLFAKIPAVFVSKSSGEPHIPQSQHSQSTSEPQHRKCSSQQHLGSCAQCPEDIRTSTTAA from the exons ATGAATGTCTGCAAAAAACCTCCTAATAAGACAGCTCCAGAGAATCTGGTTGAAGCTTTTGCCGAGGTGCAGGTACAACGTGCTCGGAGGAACGGCTGGAGCTGGCCTCTGCATCTCTTCCAGGTTACTGCCTGGTTGCTGTACCTCTTCTTTGCTCTGGTTGGCTTTGGGATCCTGGTTCCTCTCCTGCCTCGCCACTGGCTGCCTGCTGGCTACATC TGTCCAGGAGTGTGTTTTATCTACCATTTAGTTGTTCATCTTACTGCAGTCTCCATCGATCCTGCGGATGCGAACGTGCGAGAGAAAAACTATCTGGGGCCTCTGGCCACCTTCAGTCGTAGTCAGCATGCACATGTCATTGAGAACCATCATTGCCATGTCTGTGATGTGGATGT GAGTGCCAAGTCAAAGCACTGTGGAACTTGCAacaagtgtgtgtgtggctttgaTCACCACTGCAAATGGCTGAACAACTGTGTGGGAGAGAGGAATTACTG GCTCTTCCTGAACAGCGTGCTGTCAGCCATCCTGGGCCTCGGGCTCCTGCTGCTCGTCGCCTGTTACGTCTTTGCAGAGTTCTTCCTGGACCCTGCGATGCTGCGCTCTGACCGGCACTTCCACG ctctgcagaaccACACGGACTGCTGGCTCGTCTTTCTTCCCGCAGCTCCCGTTGAGACTCGGGCATCTGCTGTCCTGGGCACAGCTGGCATCTTTATTCTCCTTAGCCTGATGACTGTGATCCTGCTTGGCCACCTCTTGATCTTTCACATCTATCTCA GGAACAGAGACTTTTTCAGGCCACCCTGGCTACACAGACCCTGGCATCCAAAGAGGGGACTTCACAATGGTGGCTTCAGGGAGAGG CGccagaaaaagaggagaaagaagacaCACAAAGCTTCTTCCTCAGCAATGGGCAGCAAGTCAAAACCACACACTAGAGCTTGGCCCTCATCCTTCCCACATCCCCAGGCAG agctcccagccacagctgctgccacctccccttcccccagccTTCACCTCTTCCCTCTGGCAGCGTTCCCTTCCCCAGGACCCCCACCTGATGGTCACCCTGAGTCTGCAGAGTCCATGGATGAGATCCCTGTGGCCCACACTCGCCTTGGGagcacagccctgcatgggcctcCTAAGAATAAATCAAGCAGCTCTCAACACTATCCCTTGTCCACAGACAGCCCCAGAGTGGGTGGGAAGAAGGACCTGTGTTCTAGACACAaggtgaaaaggaaaagctgccAGCAAGACACACATCTGGAAGGAGACCTGAGACTTTTTGCTAAGATCCCTGCTGTGTTTGTAAGTAAGAGCAGTGGGGAACCTCACATCCCTcagtcccagcacagccagagcacatctgagccacagcacagaaaatgcagcagccagcagcacctggGCAGCTGTGCCCAGTGCCCTGAGGACATAAGGACAAGCACCACAGCAGCCTAG
- the ZDHHC1 gene encoding palmitoyltransferase ZDHHC1 isoform X7: MNVCKKPPNKTAPENLVEAFAEVQVQRARRNGWSWPLHLFQVTAWLLYLFFALVGFGILVPLLPRHWLPAGYICPGVCFIYHLVVHLTAVSIDPADANVREKNYLGPLATFSRSQHAHVIENHHCHVCDVDVSAKSKHCGTCNKCVCGFDHHCKWLNNCVGERNYWLFLNSVLSAILGLGLLLLVACYVFAEFFLDPAMLRSDRHFHALQNHTDCWLVFLPAAPVETRASAVLGTAGIFILLSLMTVILLGHLLIFHIYLMWNKLTTYEYILQQRPQHEKERDKQQESHPSQVRPSQGTETFSGHPGYTDPGIQRGDFTMVASGRGARKRGERRHTKLLPQQWAASQNHTLELGPHPSHIPRQTAPEWVGRRTCVLDTR, translated from the exons ATGAATGTCTGCAAAAAACCTCCTAATAAGACAGCTCCAGAGAATCTGGTTGAAGCTTTTGCCGAGGTGCAGGTACAACGTGCTCGGAGGAACGGCTGGAGCTGGCCTCTGCATCTCTTCCAGGTTACTGCCTGGTTGCTGTACCTCTTCTTTGCTCTGGTTGGCTTTGGGATCCTGGTTCCTCTCCTGCCTCGCCACTGGCTGCCTGCTGGCTACATC TGTCCAGGAGTGTGTTTTATCTACCATTTAGTTGTTCATCTTACTGCAGTCTCCATCGATCCTGCGGATGCGAACGTGCGAGAGAAAAACTATCTGGGGCCTCTGGCCACCTTCAGTCGTAGTCAGCATGCACATGTCATTGAGAACCATCATTGCCATGTCTGTGATGTGGATGT GAGTGCCAAGTCAAAGCACTGTGGAACTTGCAacaagtgtgtgtgtggctttgaTCACCACTGCAAATGGCTGAACAACTGTGTGGGAGAGAGGAATTACTG GCTCTTCCTGAACAGCGTGCTGTCAGCCATCCTGGGCCTCGGGCTCCTGCTGCTCGTCGCCTGTTACGTCTTTGCAGAGTTCTTCCTGGACCCTGCGATGCTGCGCTCTGACCGGCACTTCCACG ctctgcagaaccACACGGACTGCTGGCTCGTCTTTCTTCCCGCAGCTCCCGTTGAGACTCGGGCATCTGCTGTCCTGGGCACAGCTGGCATCTTTATTCTCCTTAGCCTGATGACTGTGATCCTGCTTGGCCACCTCTTGATCTTTCACATCTATCTCA tGTGGAACAAACTGACTACATACGAGTACATCCTgcagcagaggccccagcacGAGAAGGAGAGGGACAAGCAACAGGAGTCTCATCCTTCTCAAGTAAGACCCAGTCAG GGAACAGAGACTTTTTCAGGCCACCCTGGCTACACAGACCCTGGCATCCAAAGAGGGGACTTCACAATGGTGGCTTCAGGGAGAGG CGccagaaaaagaggagaaagaagacaCACAAAGCTTCTTCCTCAGCAATGGGCAGCAAGTCAAAACCACACACTAGAGCTTGGCCCTCATCCTTCCCACATCCCCAGGCAG ACAGCCCCAGAGTGGGTGGGAAGAAGGACCTGTGTTCTAGACACAaggtga
- the ZDHHC1 gene encoding palmitoyltransferase ZDHHC1 isoform X4 produces the protein MNVCKKPPNKTAPENLVEAFAEVQVQRARRNGWSWPLHLFQVTAWLLYLFFALVGFGILVPLLPRHWLPAGYICPGVCFIYHLVVHLTAVSIDPADANVREKNYLGPLATFSRSQHAHVIENHHCHVCDVDVSAKSKHCGTCNKCVCGFDHHCKWLNNCVGERNYWLFLNSVLSAILGLGLLLLVACYVFAEFFLDPAMLRSDRHFHALQNHTDCWLVFLPAAPVETRASAVLGTAGIFILLSLMTVILLGHLLIFHIYLMWNKLTTYEYILQQRPQHEKERDKQQESHPSQVRPSQGTETFSGHPGYTDPGIQRGDFTMVASGRGFAELRAHSDGAEPQQSCSPDLPAPPLADPSQRQKKRRKKTHKASSSAMGSKSKPHTRAWPSSFPHPQADSPRVGGKKDLCSRHKVKRKSCQQDTHLEGDLRLFAKIPAVFVSKSSGEPHIPQSQHSQSTSEPQHRKCSSQQHLGSCAQCPEDIRTSTTAA, from the exons ATGAATGTCTGCAAAAAACCTCCTAATAAGACAGCTCCAGAGAATCTGGTTGAAGCTTTTGCCGAGGTGCAGGTACAACGTGCTCGGAGGAACGGCTGGAGCTGGCCTCTGCATCTCTTCCAGGTTACTGCCTGGTTGCTGTACCTCTTCTTTGCTCTGGTTGGCTTTGGGATCCTGGTTCCTCTCCTGCCTCGCCACTGGCTGCCTGCTGGCTACATC TGTCCAGGAGTGTGTTTTATCTACCATTTAGTTGTTCATCTTACTGCAGTCTCCATCGATCCTGCGGATGCGAACGTGCGAGAGAAAAACTATCTGGGGCCTCTGGCCACCTTCAGTCGTAGTCAGCATGCACATGTCATTGAGAACCATCATTGCCATGTCTGTGATGTGGATGT GAGTGCCAAGTCAAAGCACTGTGGAACTTGCAacaagtgtgtgtgtggctttgaTCACCACTGCAAATGGCTGAACAACTGTGTGGGAGAGAGGAATTACTG GCTCTTCCTGAACAGCGTGCTGTCAGCCATCCTGGGCCTCGGGCTCCTGCTGCTCGTCGCCTGTTACGTCTTTGCAGAGTTCTTCCTGGACCCTGCGATGCTGCGCTCTGACCGGCACTTCCACG ctctgcagaaccACACGGACTGCTGGCTCGTCTTTCTTCCCGCAGCTCCCGTTGAGACTCGGGCATCTGCTGTCCTGGGCACAGCTGGCATCTTTATTCTCCTTAGCCTGATGACTGTGATCCTGCTTGGCCACCTCTTGATCTTTCACATCTATCTCA tGTGGAACAAACTGACTACATACGAGTACATCCTgcagcagaggccccagcacGAGAAGGAGAGGGACAAGCAACAGGAGTCTCATCCTTCTCAAGTAAGACCCAGTCAG GGAACAGAGACTTTTTCAGGCCACCCTGGCTACACAGACCCTGGCATCCAAAGAGGGGACTTCACAATGGTGGCTTCAGGGAGAGG CTTTGCAGAGCTCCGTGCCCACAGCGATGGAGCTGagccccagcagagctgctcccctgacctcccagctcctcccttGGCAGACCCTTCTCAG CGccagaaaaagaggagaaagaagacaCACAAAGCTTCTTCCTCAGCAATGGGCAGCAAGTCAAAACCACACACTAGAGCTTGGCCCTCATCCTTCCCACATCCCCAGGCAG ACAGCCCCAGAGTGGGTGGGAAGAAGGACCTGTGTTCTAGACACAaggtgaaaaggaaaagctgccAGCAAGACACACATCTGGAAGGAGACCTGAGACTTTTTGCTAAGATCCCTGCTGTGTTTGTAAGTAAGAGCAGTGGGGAACCTCACATCCCTcagtcccagcacagccagagcacatctgagccacagcacagaaaatgcagcagccagcagcacctggGCAGCTGTGCCCAGTGCCCTGAGGACATAAGGACAAGCACCACAGCAGCCTAG
- the ZDHHC1 gene encoding palmitoyltransferase ZDHHC1 isoform X6 yields MNVCKKPPNKTAPENLVEAFAEVQVQRARRNGWSWPLHLFQVTAWLLYLFFALVGFGILVPLLPRHWLPAGYICPGVCFIYHLVVHLTAVSIDPADANVREKNYLGPLATFSRSQHAHVIENHHCHVCDVDVSAKSKHCGTCNKCVCGFDHHCKWLNNCVGERNYWLFLNSVLSAILGLGLLLLVACYVFAEFFLDPAMLRSDRHFHALQNHTDCWLVFLPAAPVETRASAVLGTAGIFILLSLMTVILLGHLLIFHIYLMWNKLTTYEYILQQRPQHEKERDKQQESHPSQVRPSQGTETFSGHPGYTDPGIQRGDFTMVASGRGARKRGERRHTKLLPQQWAASQNHTLELGPHPSHIPRQSSQPQLLPPPLPPAFTSSLWQRSLPQDPHLMVTLSLQSPWMRSLWPTLALGAQPCMGLLRINQAALNTIPCPQTAPEWVGRRTCVLDTR; encoded by the exons ATGAATGTCTGCAAAAAACCTCCTAATAAGACAGCTCCAGAGAATCTGGTTGAAGCTTTTGCCGAGGTGCAGGTACAACGTGCTCGGAGGAACGGCTGGAGCTGGCCTCTGCATCTCTTCCAGGTTACTGCCTGGTTGCTGTACCTCTTCTTTGCTCTGGTTGGCTTTGGGATCCTGGTTCCTCTCCTGCCTCGCCACTGGCTGCCTGCTGGCTACATC TGTCCAGGAGTGTGTTTTATCTACCATTTAGTTGTTCATCTTACTGCAGTCTCCATCGATCCTGCGGATGCGAACGTGCGAGAGAAAAACTATCTGGGGCCTCTGGCCACCTTCAGTCGTAGTCAGCATGCACATGTCATTGAGAACCATCATTGCCATGTCTGTGATGTGGATGT GAGTGCCAAGTCAAAGCACTGTGGAACTTGCAacaagtgtgtgtgtggctttgaTCACCACTGCAAATGGCTGAACAACTGTGTGGGAGAGAGGAATTACTG GCTCTTCCTGAACAGCGTGCTGTCAGCCATCCTGGGCCTCGGGCTCCTGCTGCTCGTCGCCTGTTACGTCTTTGCAGAGTTCTTCCTGGACCCTGCGATGCTGCGCTCTGACCGGCACTTCCACG ctctgcagaaccACACGGACTGCTGGCTCGTCTTTCTTCCCGCAGCTCCCGTTGAGACTCGGGCATCTGCTGTCCTGGGCACAGCTGGCATCTTTATTCTCCTTAGCCTGATGACTGTGATCCTGCTTGGCCACCTCTTGATCTTTCACATCTATCTCA tGTGGAACAAACTGACTACATACGAGTACATCCTgcagcagaggccccagcacGAGAAGGAGAGGGACAAGCAACAGGAGTCTCATCCTTCTCAAGTAAGACCCAGTCAG GGAACAGAGACTTTTTCAGGCCACCCTGGCTACACAGACCCTGGCATCCAAAGAGGGGACTTCACAATGGTGGCTTCAGGGAGAGG CGccagaaaaagaggagaaagaagacaCACAAAGCTTCTTCCTCAGCAATGGGCAGCAAGTCAAAACCACACACTAGAGCTTGGCCCTCATCCTTCCCACATCCCCAGGCAG agctcccagccacagctgctgccacctccccttcccccagccTTCACCTCTTCCCTCTGGCAGCGTTCCCTTCCCCAGGACCCCCACCTGATGGTCACCCTGAGTCTGCAGAGTCCATGGATGAGATCCCTGTGGCCCACACTCGCCTTGGGagcacagccctgcatgggcctcCTAAGAATAAATCAAGCAGCTCTCAACACTATCCCTTGTCCACAGACAGCCCCAGAGTGGGTGGGAAGAAGGACCTGTGTTCTAGACACAaggtga
- the ZDHHC1 gene encoding palmitoyltransferase ZDHHC1 isoform X5, which yields MWIYANSLCVGSDPVSIDPADANVREKNYLGPLATFSRSQHAHVIENHHCHVCDVDVSAKSKHCGTCNKCVCGFDHHCKWLNNCVGERNYWLFLNSVLSAILGLGLLLLVACYVFAEFFLDPAMLRSDRHFHALQNHTDCWLVFLPAAPVETRASAVLGTAGIFILLSLMTVILLGHLLIFHIYLMWNKLTTYEYILQQRPQHEKERDKQQESHPSQVRPSQGTETFSGHPGYTDPGIQRGDFTMVASGRGFAELRAHSDGAEPQQSCSPDLPAPPLADPSQRQKKRRKKTHKASSSAMGSKSKPHTRAWPSSFPHPQAELPATAAATSPSPSLHLFPLAAFPSPGPPPDGHPESAESMDEIPVAHTRLGSTALHGPPKNKSSSSQHYPLSTDSPRVGGKKDLCSRHKVKRKSCQQDTHLEGDLRLFAKIPAVFVSKSSGEPHIPQSQHSQSTSEPQHRKCSSQQHLGSCAQCPEDIRTSTTAA from the exons ATGTGGATCTACGCCAACAGTCTGTGCGTGGGGTCAGATCCTG TCTCCATCGATCCTGCGGATGCGAACGTGCGAGAGAAAAACTATCTGGGGCCTCTGGCCACCTTCAGTCGTAGTCAGCATGCACATGTCATTGAGAACCATCATTGCCATGTCTGTGATGTGGATGT GAGTGCCAAGTCAAAGCACTGTGGAACTTGCAacaagtgtgtgtgtggctttgaTCACCACTGCAAATGGCTGAACAACTGTGTGGGAGAGAGGAATTACTG GCTCTTCCTGAACAGCGTGCTGTCAGCCATCCTGGGCCTCGGGCTCCTGCTGCTCGTCGCCTGTTACGTCTTTGCAGAGTTCTTCCTGGACCCTGCGATGCTGCGCTCTGACCGGCACTTCCACG ctctgcagaaccACACGGACTGCTGGCTCGTCTTTCTTCCCGCAGCTCCCGTTGAGACTCGGGCATCTGCTGTCCTGGGCACAGCTGGCATCTTTATTCTCCTTAGCCTGATGACTGTGATCCTGCTTGGCCACCTCTTGATCTTTCACATCTATCTCA tGTGGAACAAACTGACTACATACGAGTACATCCTgcagcagaggccccagcacGAGAAGGAGAGGGACAAGCAACAGGAGTCTCATCCTTCTCAAGTAAGACCCAGTCAG GGAACAGAGACTTTTTCAGGCCACCCTGGCTACACAGACCCTGGCATCCAAAGAGGGGACTTCACAATGGTGGCTTCAGGGAGAGG CTTTGCAGAGCTCCGTGCCCACAGCGATGGAGCTGagccccagcagagctgctcccctgacctcccagctcctcccttGGCAGACCCTTCTCAG CGccagaaaaagaggagaaagaagacaCACAAAGCTTCTTCCTCAGCAATGGGCAGCAAGTCAAAACCACACACTAGAGCTTGGCCCTCATCCTTCCCACATCCCCAGGCAG agctcccagccacagctgctgccacctccccttcccccagccTTCACCTCTTCCCTCTGGCAGCGTTCCCTTCCCCAGGACCCCCACCTGATGGTCACCCTGAGTCTGCAGAGTCCATGGATGAGATCCCTGTGGCCCACACTCGCCTTGGGagcacagccctgcatgggcctcCTAAGAATAAATCAAGCAGCTCTCAACACTATCCCTTGTCCACAGACAGCCCCAGAGTGGGTGGGAAGAAGGACCTGTGTTCTAGACACAaggtgaaaaggaaaagctgccAGCAAGACACACATCTGGAAGGAGACCTGAGACTTTTTGCTAAGATCCCTGCTGTGTTTGTAAGTAAGAGCAGTGGGGAACCTCACATCCCTcagtcccagcacagccagagcacatctgagccacagcacagaaaatgcagcagccagcagcacctggGCAGCTGTGCCCAGTGCCCTGAGGACATAAGGACAAGCACCACAGCAGCCTAG